Proteins from a single region of Chloroflexota bacterium:
- a CDS encoding sugar kinase: MSQAKAPAVIAAGEVMVELAGPKPLSRVEVIKRSNSGDVLNVAVALGRLGLPCAILTKVGDDPFGDYLLEDWAGLGVDQRYVGRGGGPTGLYVAEHAADASYQIWYWRKGSAASTIAPADVDRVDLDGVRLVHLSGISQAISASSRAATRRLAERARERGIPVSLDVNFRPQLWSGKDAAAAMHEVLPDADLVFCGAPDESLAVAGLPDPEDAARYFLDQGAEVVAVTMAGDGAFAATADETVRLPHVARRIQGPQGAGDAFVGGFLAGRLVGAGLATCARFGTLVAGLKVENPGPLHGLPQRAEIVARAAELGWDDVLRTLDVLEAGAGGTDADRNASEVTG, translated from the coding sequence ATGAGCCAGGCGAAAGCACCGGCCGTGATCGCGGCCGGCGAGGTCATGGTCGAGCTGGCCGGTCCCAAGCCGCTGTCGCGCGTCGAAGTGATCAAGCGATCGAACTCCGGCGACGTGCTCAACGTGGCCGTGGCGTTGGGGCGGCTAGGCCTGCCGTGCGCGATCCTCACCAAGGTCGGCGACGATCCGTTTGGCGACTACCTGCTCGAGGACTGGGCTGGCCTCGGCGTTGACCAGCGCTACGTGGGGCGCGGCGGCGGGCCGACCGGCCTCTATGTCGCCGAGCACGCTGCCGACGCCAGCTACCAAATCTGGTACTGGCGAAAGGGCAGCGCGGCGTCGACCATCGCGCCCGCCGACGTGGACCGGGTGGACCTGGACGGCGTGCGGCTGGTGCACTTGAGCGGCATCTCGCAGGCCATCTCGGCGTCGTCTCGGGCGGCGACGCGGCGACTGGCGGAGCGCGCCCGCGAGCGCGGCATCCCGGTCTCGCTGGACGTCAACTTCCGCCCGCAGCTCTGGTCGGGAAAGGACGCGGCGGCGGCGATGCACGAGGTGCTGCCGGACGCGGATCTCGTGTTCTGCGGCGCGCCGGACGAGTCGCTGGCCGTGGCGGGCCTCCCCGACCCCGAGGACGCGGCGCGGTATTTCCTGGACCAGGGGGCCGAGGTTGTGGCGGTCACGATGGCAGGCGACGGAGCGTTTGCGGCGACAGCCGACGAGACCGTGCGGTTGCCGCACGTGGCGCGGCGCATTCAGGGACCCCAGGGCGCCGGCGACGCGTTCGTCGGCGGATTCCTGGCGGGGCGCCTGGTGGGCGCGGGCCTTGCGACTTGCGCGCGCTTCGGGACCCTGGTCGCGGGCCTGAAGGTCGAAAACCCAGGACCGCTGCACGGCCTGCCCCAGCGCGCCGAGATCGTGGCGCGGGCGGCCGAGCTGGGCTGGGACGATGTGCTGCGGACGTTGGATGTGTTGGAAGCAGGCGCCGGGGGAACAGACGCCGACCGGAACGCATCGGAGGTGACGGGATGA
- a CDS encoding YbjQ family protein — MIVVTTLEISGREITETLGIVQGNSVRARGIGRDFMAGLRSIKGGEVREYAELLAQARHEAVERMVAHAESLGADAVVGTRYNAADVMQGVAELLAYGTAVRTAAKD, encoded by the coding sequence ATGATCGTGGTGACCACGTTGGAGATTTCGGGCCGGGAGATCACCGAGACCCTCGGGATCGTGCAGGGCAACAGCGTGCGGGCGCGCGGCATCGGCCGCGACTTCATGGCCGGGCTCCGCTCCATCAAGGGCGGCGAGGTGCGCGAGTATGCCGAGCTGCTGGCGCAGGCCCGACACGAGGCGGTGGAGCGCATGGTCGCCCACGCCGAGTCGCTGGGCGCCGACGCCGTCGTGGGCACGCGCTACAACGCCGCCGACGTGATGCAGGGCGTGGCCGAACTGCTGGCCTACGGCACCGCCGTCCGCACCGCCGCCAAGGACTAG
- a CDS encoding amidase, translated as MTDATELWQFTLVEIGERIASGEVSPVEVTRACLARTGRLGPALNATTTILADQALEAARQAEREIVGGTHRGPLHGVPIGIKDLADVAGAPTTAGSHVFDGHIAERDSTLVRQLKRAGAVIIAKLNCDEMALHPTGAISQFGPGLNPWNTSRVSGGSSSGSGIAVAAGMMFAALGSDTGGSIRMPAAACGVVGIKPTYGRVSLDGVRQLAPTFDTPGPMARTTLDAALMLRAMVDPDDEARIGVSNSLTHLVPDADAGLDGLRLGVPSSYFFEEIDPEIERIARGAIDALARLGAELVAVELSSLPQVIESHWGIMILEAHASISAATGGDLSRVGEALRERLAAGLEVLNLDPRDTAATLGRLRAMRDDALADYRRATSQVNALVVPALPRSPVPIAQALTDFTWMGRFTRCFNCTHEPVVCLPCGRGSDGMPVGLQIVAPKYRERTAVRIALAYERGGDAPALGWPPEPDLPAN; from the coding sequence ACCGAGCTGTGGCAGTTCACCCTGGTGGAGATCGGCGAGCGCATTGCCAGTGGCGAGGTCAGCCCGGTCGAGGTGACCCGCGCCTGCCTGGCGCGCACCGGGCGCCTGGGACCCGCCCTCAACGCCACGACCACGATCCTGGCGGACCAGGCGTTGGAGGCCGCGCGACAGGCGGAACGCGAGATCGTCGGCGGAACCCATCGCGGGCCGTTGCACGGCGTCCCGATCGGCATCAAGGACCTGGCAGACGTGGCGGGCGCGCCGACCACTGCTGGCTCCCACGTCTTCGACGGCCATATCGCCGAGCGGGACAGCACGCTCGTGCGCCAGCTCAAGCGCGCGGGCGCGGTCATCATCGCCAAGCTGAACTGCGACGAGATGGCCCTGCACCCGACCGGCGCAATTTCCCAGTTTGGACCGGGCCTCAACCCGTGGAACACGTCGCGGGTCAGCGGCGGATCGAGCAGCGGGTCCGGCATCGCGGTTGCGGCGGGCATGATGTTCGCCGCGCTCGGATCGGACACGGGCGGCTCCATTCGCATGCCGGCCGCCGCCTGCGGCGTGGTCGGCATCAAGCCCACCTACGGCCGCGTCAGCCTGGACGGCGTGCGGCAACTGGCGCCGACGTTCGACACGCCGGGGCCCATGGCCCGCACCACCCTGGACGCGGCGCTGATGCTGCGCGCCATGGTGGACCCGGACGACGAGGCGCGCATCGGCGTGTCCAACAGCCTGACGCACCTCGTGCCCGACGCGGACGCCGGACTCGACGGCCTGCGCCTCGGCGTGCCGTCGAGCTATTTCTTCGAGGAAATCGACCCCGAGATCGAGCGCATCGCGCGCGGTGCCATCGACGCGCTGGCCCGGCTGGGCGCCGAGCTGGTGGCGGTCGAGCTTTCGTCGCTGCCGCAGGTGATCGAGTCCCATTGGGGCATCATGATTCTCGAAGCCCACGCCTCGATTTCGGCGGCGACCGGCGGTGACCTTTCCCGGGTCGGCGAAGCTCTGCGTGAGCGCTTGGCGGCGGGGCTGGAAGTCCTGAACCTGGATCCCAGGGACACCGCGGCGACGCTGGGACGCCTGCGAGCCATGCGCGACGACGCGCTGGCGGACTACCGGCGCGCCACCAGCCAGGTGAACGCTCTCGTGGTGCCCGCCCTCCCGCGCTCACCCGTGCCGATCGCCCAAGCGCTCACCGACTTCACCTGGATGGGCCGCTTCACGCGGTGCTTCAACTGCACGCACGAGCCGGTGGTGTGCCTCCCCTGCGGCCGCGGCTCCGACGGCATGCCCGTGGGCTTGCAGATCGTCGCCCCGAAGTACCGCGAGCGGACGGCCGTGCGCATCGCGCTGGCCTACGAGCGCGGCGGCGACGCGCCGGCACTCGGGTGGCCGCCCGAGCCTGACCTGCCGGCGAACTAG